The Impatiens glandulifera chromosome 8, dImpGla2.1, whole genome shotgun sequence genome includes a window with the following:
- the LOC124912334 gene encoding dicer-like protein 4 isoform X1, whose product MGSLIRKPPKDICVFLAHTLALAQQQAKVIQDSTDFEVGLYCGNNKHLKNRQVWEKEMETCEVFYKSDAVKLPRIFGMIASPKLGKDTSIDTLELLLHSKVVTIDNREELNEFVVSPEVKVHYYDGFRNDTIYRQKLDEIRLKCVSSLKMKEYNQNSVNNTKKALLRL is encoded by the exons ATGGGTTCATTGATAAGAAAACCCCCAAAAGACATTTGTGTTTTCCTTGCACATACTCTTGCTCTTGCCCAGCAG CAAGCCAAAGTCATACAAGATTCTACAGATTTTGAAGTTGGGTTGTATTGCGGAAACAACAAGCATTTAAAGAATCGTCAAGTGTGGGAGAAAGAGATGGAAACATGCGAG GTATTCTATAAAAGTGATGCTGTAAAGCTGCCTCGTATTTTTGGCATGATTGCATCTCCAAAGCTAGGGAAAG ACACTTCCATTGATACCCTTGAGCTTTTGCTTCACTCTAAG GTAGTCACAATTGATAACAGGGAAGAGCTGAATGAATTTGTGGTATCGCCTGAAGTAAAAGTACACTACTACGATGGTTTTCGAAATGACACAATTTACCGCCAGAAACTTGATGAAATCAGATTAAAG TGTGTGTCAAGCTTGAAAATGAAGGAATACAATCAAAACAGTGTTAATAACACAAAGAAGGCGCTCTTAAGGCTTTAG
- the LOC124912334 gene encoding dicer-like protein 4 isoform X2 gives MGSLIRKPPKDICVFLAHTLALAQQQAKVIQDSTDFEVGLYCGNNKHLKNRQVWEKEMETCEVFYKSDAVKLPRIFGMIASPKLGKDTSIDTLELLLHSKVVTIDNREELNEFVVSPEVKVHYYDGFRNDTIYRQKLDEIRLKV, from the exons ATGGGTTCATTGATAAGAAAACCCCCAAAAGACATTTGTGTTTTCCTTGCACATACTCTTGCTCTTGCCCAGCAG CAAGCCAAAGTCATACAAGATTCTACAGATTTTGAAGTTGGGTTGTATTGCGGAAACAACAAGCATTTAAAGAATCGTCAAGTGTGGGAGAAAGAGATGGAAACATGCGAG GTATTCTATAAAAGTGATGCTGTAAAGCTGCCTCGTATTTTTGGCATGATTGCATCTCCAAAGCTAGGGAAAG ACACTTCCATTGATACCCTTGAGCTTTTGCTTCACTCTAAG GTAGTCACAATTGATAACAGGGAAGAGCTGAATGAATTTGTGGTATCGCCTGAAGTAAAAGTACACTACTACGATGGTTTTCGAAATGACACAATTTACCGCCAGAAACTTGATGAAATCAGATTAAAGGTATGA